From a single Pasteurella atlantica genomic region:
- a CDS encoding branched-chain amino acid aminotransferase, translating into MTNIDWKNLGFSYIKTDYRFIAHWKEGKWDGGKLTQDETLHISESSTALHYGQQCFEGLKAYRCKDGSINLFRPDENAKRMQRSCERLLMPTIPTEMFIQACKDVVKANEKWLAPYGSGATLYLRPFMIGVGENIGVKTAPEFIFSIFCCPVGSYFKSGLTPSNFLVLPEYDRAAPYGTGAAKVGGNYAASLIPGKIAQERNFSDCIYLDPTTHTKIEEVGAANFFGITKNNQFITPKSPSILPSITKYSLLYLAQERLGMEAIEGDVYIDKLDDFIEAGACGTAAVISPIGGIQYGNHFHIFHSETEVGEITKRLYNELTGIQFGDIDAPEGWIVKV; encoded by the coding sequence ATGACAAATATTGATTGGAAAAATTTAGGTTTTTCGTATATAAAAACAGATTATCGTTTTATTGCTCATTGGAAAGAGGGTAAATGGGATGGAGGCAAACTAACACAAGATGAAACGCTTCATATTAGCGAATCCTCTACAGCTCTGCACTACGGTCAACAATGTTTTGAAGGCTTAAAAGCCTATCGTTGTAAAGATGGTTCAATTAATCTTTTCCGCCCTGATGAAAATGCAAAACGTATGCAACGCAGTTGTGAGCGTTTATTAATGCCTACTATTCCAACAGAAATGTTTATTCAAGCCTGTAAAGACGTGGTGAAAGCTAATGAAAAATGGTTGGCTCCTTATGGTTCTGGTGCAACTTTATATTTACGTCCATTTATGATTGGTGTCGGTGAAAATATAGGAGTGAAAACTGCTCCTGAATTTATTTTTTCTATTTTTTGTTGCCCTGTTGGTAGCTATTTCAAAAGCGGATTAACCCCTTCTAATTTTTTAGTATTGCCTGAATACGATCGTGCCGCTCCTTATGGTACAGGAGCAGCTAAAGTTGGTGGAAATTATGCTGCAAGTTTAATCCCTGGTAAAATTGCACAAGAACGAAATTTTAGTGATTGTATTTATCTTGATCCAACCACTCATACTAAAATTGAAGAAGTTGGAGCTGCAAACTTTTTTGGTATTACAAAAAACAATCAGTTTATTACACCAAAATCGCCCTCTATTTTGCCCAGTATTACAAAATACTCCTTGCTTTATTTAGCACAAGAACGTTTGGGTATGGAAGCAATTGAAGGTGATGTTTATATTGATAAACTTGATGATTTTATTGAAGCAGGTGCTTGTGGAACTGCCGCGGTGATCTCTCCGATAGGGGGCATTCAATACGGCAATCACTTTCATATTTTTCACTCAGAAACAGAAGTAGGTGAAATAACCAAGCGTTTATATAATGAACTAACTGGTATTCAATTTGGTGATATTGATGCACCTGAAGGTTGGATTGTGAAAGTATAG
- a CDS encoding WG repeat-containing protein: protein MKLNYKHLLLSTMLFYPLSLFATDKPVYLDYDKVNIQFKTELIRVNKGYKTGFIDKQGNRIIDVIYDHIDYFDKDGLAVAVKDKKSGLINKKGEIVVPFEYDAIDRNEKNNSYKILINNQWGVVDKAFKPIIPTEYEEIIVQNSGYILYKDSLYKLADADGNIITPSGFDQIECFADNTVMVRIEGRWHFFDTQTKQVDKVAYDKVKPLQEDFLLVRQKGEFSIINAKTNKVVVPFGYNHKSFVGQDLITVKKDNKIGLFNFKGEMVLAPTYDAIGYFSRDTTADVRQGDLAGRINTKGELVTPMQYIPDMAYNSNGYDVQQSVDKKWHILTRKEGKEIGWKSGVDKVYFVGEKYFAIKDKGKNYLVDIRPPYKIFTTLDRYDAIKGHYCGDCYNGNMIVTKNGKYGFINSQGKELIKPIYDQLLSWTTANLLFKKGNKYGVVDFNGKVEVEAKYDKLEWLDCYSESRGLAYLGDKWQLIDIHSQPVSPLFDTKLVSIISSMESLVVKDQKTGLYGLFDFDGNEVIPAKYTRVMAGKTIIEVTQQEEIALFNKQGKQITPFKSKTEFRGYDYSTENNIVIIHYLVGRELYWTIYDIATGKALYTNEKLQDESPNP, encoded by the coding sequence ATGAAACTGAATTATAAACATTTACTGCTTAGCACAATGCTATTTTATCCACTTTCATTATTTGCAACGGATAAGCCAGTCTATTTGGATTATGATAAGGTGAATATTCAGTTCAAAACGGAGCTTATCCGTGTTAATAAGGGTTATAAGACAGGTTTTATAGATAAACAAGGTAATAGGATAATTGATGTAATTTATGATCATATTGATTATTTCGATAAAGATGGGCTTGCAGTTGCAGTAAAAGATAAAAAAAGTGGCTTGATCAATAAAAAAGGGGAAATTGTTGTTCCTTTTGAATATGATGCAATCGATAGAAATGAAAAAAATAATAGCTATAAAATTCTCATTAATAATCAGTGGGGAGTAGTAGATAAAGCATTTAAACCGATTATTCCTACTGAATATGAGGAAATTATTGTTCAAAATAGTGGTTATATTTTATATAAAGACTCTCTTTATAAATTGGCTGATGCTGATGGAAACATTATTACACCCTCAGGTTTTGATCAAATTGAATGTTTTGCAGATAATACGGTGATGGTTCGTATAGAGGGGCGTTGGCATTTCTTTGATACACAAACAAAGCAGGTTGATAAAGTTGCTTATGATAAGGTGAAGCCTCTACAAGAGGATTTCCTATTAGTGCGTCAAAAAGGGGAATTTTCTATTATTAATGCTAAAACCAACAAGGTTGTTGTGCCTTTTGGCTATAACCATAAAAGTTTTGTGGGGCAGGATTTAATTACCGTAAAAAAAGATAATAAAATCGGTTTATTTAATTTTAAAGGTGAAATGGTTCTAGCACCAACTTATGATGCGATTGGTTATTTTAGTCGGGACACAACTGCGGATGTAAGACAAGGTGATCTAGCAGGACGTATCAATACGAAGGGCGAACTTGTCACGCCAATGCAATATATTCCCGATATGGCTTACAATTCTAATGGATATGATGTTCAACAAAGTGTTGACAAAAAATGGCATATTCTGACGAGAAAAGAAGGGAAAGAAATTGGTTGGAAATCAGGGGTAGATAAAGTTTATTTTGTAGGGGAAAAATATTTTGCCATAAAAGATAAGGGGAAAAATTATCTTGTGGATATACGTCCTCCTTACAAAATTTTCACTACCTTAGACCGCTATGATGCAATAAAAGGGCATTACTGTGGTGATTGTTATAATGGCAATATGATTGTAACTAAAAATGGTAAATATGGCTTTATCAACTCTCAGGGTAAAGAGTTGATTAAACCGATATACGATCAATTACTGAGTTGGACAACTGCAAATTTATTATTTAAAAAAGGCAATAAATATGGAGTGGTTGATTTTAACGGAAAAGTTGAAGTGGAAGCAAAATATGACAAATTAGAGTGGTTAGATTGTTATTCAGAATCAAGAGGTCTTGCTTATCTTGGTGATAAATGGCAATTAATCGATATACATTCTCAACCCGTTAGCCCGTTATTTGACACAAAATTGGTGAGTATTATATCTTCGATGGAGAGCCTTGTAGTAAAAGATCAAAAAACAGGACTTTATGGTTTATTCGATTTTGATGGTAATGAGGTGATCCCTGCAAAATATACAAGGGTAATGGCAGGAAAAACGATTATTGAAGTCACTCAGCAAGAGGAAATAGCCTTATTTAATAAACAAGGAAAACAGATAACGCCTTTTAAATCTAAAACAGAATTTAGAGGTTATGATTATAGTACTGAAAATAATATAGTCATTATCCATTATCTTGTTGGACGAGAGCTGTATTGGACGATTTATGATATCGCAACGGGTAAGGCGTTATATACTAATGAGAAATTACAAGATGAATCCCCAAATCCTTAA
- the dapA gene encoding 4-hydroxy-tetrahydrodipicolinate synthase: MIMNTPLFYGSIVALVTPMTADGEIDFDNLQRLVEYHIKSGTDAIVAVGTTGESPTLNINEHIEVIKKTVEFANGRIPVIAGSGSNCTRDAIKTTKLLENLDIAGCLSVVPYYNKPTQEGMYQHYKAIAESTAFPQILYNVPGRTSSDLLPETVGRLAEIPNIVGIKEASGDITRVAQIKEAAGQDFIFLSGDDATGFETMKLGGQGVISVTNNVAAKDMAVMCSLVRQGRIEEAEVINQRLMPLHKNLFIESNPVPVKWAAYKLGLIDDPSLRLPLTSLSKEGQNIVLNSLKQSGLIS; the protein is encoded by the coding sequence GTGATAATGAACACCCCTTTATTTTATGGAAGTATTGTAGCATTAGTAACACCAATGACAGCAGATGGTGAAATTGATTTTGATAATTTACAAAGATTAGTTGAATATCATATTAAATCAGGAACAGATGCAATTGTTGCTGTTGGTACAACAGGTGAATCCCCAACTTTAAATATAAATGAACACATTGAGGTTATAAAGAAAACCGTTGAGTTTGCCAATGGAAGAATTCCTGTTATTGCAGGATCTGGTTCAAACTGTACTAGAGATGCAATTAAAACCACAAAATTACTGGAAAATTTAGATATAGCAGGTTGTTTGAGTGTGGTACCTTATTATAACAAGCCAACCCAAGAAGGGATGTATCAACATTATAAAGCCATTGCAGAAAGTACCGCATTTCCTCAAATTTTATATAACGTACCTGGTAGAACAAGCAGCGATCTTTTGCCAGAAACTGTAGGACGTTTAGCTGAAATACCGAATATCGTGGGGATAAAAGAGGCTTCTGGTGATATCACAAGAGTTGCACAAATTAAAGAAGCAGCAGGGCAAGATTTCATTTTCCTAAGTGGGGATGACGCTACAGGGTTTGAAACAATGAAACTCGGTGGACAAGGCGTGATTTCAGTTACAAATAATGTGGCAGCAAAAGATATGGCAGTGATGTGTAGCCTAGTTCGTCAAGGACGAATTGAAGAAGCAGAAGTTATTAATCAACGTTTAATGCCATTACATAAAAATCTTTTTATTGAATCAAATCCAGTACCCGTAAAATGGGCTGCCTATAAGCTTGGGTTAATTGATGATCCTAGCTTACGTTTACCATTGACCTCTCTATCAAAAGAGGGGCAGAACATTGTGTTAAACTCTCTTAAACAATCAGGATTAATTAGTTAG
- the galU gene encoding UTP--glucose-1-phosphate uridylyltransferase GalU, producing the protein MKVIIPVAGLGTRMLPATKAIPKEMLTIADKPLIQYIVNECVAAGIKEIVLVTHSSKNAIENHFDTSFELETMLEKRVKRQLLDEVRSIVPRDVTLMHVRQGHAKGLGHAVLCGRAVVGDEPFAVVLPDVLLADFSADQTKENLAAMISRFKKTGNSQIMVSPVSQEEVSSYGIADCGGTALDTGKSTKIVNIVEKPKIEEAPSNLAVVGRYVFSNTIWALLEKTPIGVGDEIQLTDAIDMLIKQETVEAFRMSGKTFDCGNKQGYAEAFVEYTLNHPELGEGFRKYLSTLSHSL; encoded by the coding sequence AAGAAATGCTGACAATTGCAGATAAGCCATTAATTCAGTATATTGTGAATGAATGTGTAGCGGCGGGTATCAAAGAAATAGTATTAGTGACTCATTCTTCTAAAAATGCGATAGAAAATCACTTTGATACTTCGTTTGAACTCGAAACAATGTTAGAAAAACGAGTTAAGAGGCAGCTTCTTGATGAGGTACGTTCTATTGTACCAAGAGATGTAACATTAATGCACGTAAGACAAGGGCACGCTAAAGGGTTGGGACATGCGGTATTGTGTGGTAGAGCTGTTGTTGGTGATGAACCTTTTGCAGTAGTACTTCCTGATGTTCTGTTGGCTGATTTTTCTGCCGATCAAACCAAAGAAAATTTAGCAGCAATGATTTCTCGTTTTAAAAAAACAGGAAATAGTCAAATAATGGTTTCACCAGTATCTCAAGAAGAAGTGAGTAGTTATGGTATTGCCGATTGTGGAGGTACTGCTTTAGATACTGGTAAAAGCACTAAAATTGTTAATATAGTTGAAAAACCAAAAATTGAAGAGGCACCTTCTAATCTAGCTGTCGTTGGACGATATGTTTTTTCAAATACGATTTGGGCGTTATTGGAAAAAACCCCAATTGGTGTTGGTGATGAAATTCAATTAACTGATGCAATTGATATGCTTATTAAACAAGAAACTGTAGAAGCATTTAGAATGAGCGGTAAAACCTTTGATTGTGGAAATAAACAAGGTTACGCAGAGGCCTTTGTGGAATATACCCTTAATCACCCTGAATTAGGGGAAGGATTTAGGAAATATTTAAGTACTCTCAGTCATTCGTTATAA
- the mutS gene encoding DNA mismatch repair protein MutS, with product MTNLNTHTPMMKQYFTLKAEHPDVLLFYRMGDFYELFFDDAKKASKLLDISLTKRGKSAGEPIPMAGVPYHAIEGYLAKLVNLGESVAICEQVGDPATSKGPVERKVVRIVTPGTVSDEALLPERQDNLVASIYVENGIYALALLDMTSGRFLINELPNRESLSAELQRAQPVEILYPETFSEMDLIENYKGLRRRPIWEFELVTAINLLNRQFGTQDLKGFGVEKSIVALCAAGCVLQYAKETQRTALPHINSIHLIQNSDTILLDAATRRNLELTQNLAGGTDNTLAHVLDHCVTPMGSRLLKRWIHQPIRDVVKLKNRQQNIQTLLDHHLIDTLQPLLQQVGDMERILARVALRSARPRDLTRLRTALAQIPEIVNFTQNLTASLTQNINQIADFSDLHFLLERAIVEAPPQLVRDGGVIATGYNSELDEWRSLADGATQYLDDLEIREREATGIDTLKIGFNAVHGYYIQISKGQSDNAPIHYVRRQTLKNAERYIIPELKTYEDKVLKAKGASLALEKRLYEELFDQLLPRLGELQLASMILSELDVLTNLAERAESLNYVAPTFTANRTINIKQGRHPVVENVLKAPFIANPVFLNEQRHLLVVTGPNMGGKSTYMRQIALITLMGHIGSFVPAESAEIGTIDRIFTRIGASDDLASGRSTFMVEMTEMANILHQATANSLVLIDEIGRGTSTYDGLSLAWACAEWLAQKTRSLTLFATHYFELTSLPEQLKGVANVHLDAREHNDNIVFMHAVQEGAASKSYGLAVASLAGVPKQVVKLAKQKLATLEQISFQTTDLNKNPQESLFEEINHKEESQQAISTAIEILKGVNPDELTPKQALEILYKLKQEI from the coding sequence ATGACAAACTTAAATACTCATACGCCAATGATGAAACAATACTTCACATTAAAAGCAGAACATCCTGATGTGCTGTTATTTTATCGTATGGGGGATTTTTATGAGTTGTTTTTTGATGATGCGAAGAAAGCATCAAAATTATTAGATATTTCCCTAACCAAAAGGGGGAAATCAGCTGGTGAGCCAATTCCTATGGCAGGTGTACCTTATCACGCAATTGAGGGTTATTTAGCAAAATTAGTTAATCTTGGTGAATCTGTTGCTATTTGTGAGCAAGTGGGCGATCCTGCCACGAGTAAAGGACCGGTTGAGCGTAAAGTGGTGCGTATTGTGACACCAGGGACAGTTAGTGATGAAGCCTTGTTGCCAGAACGTCAGGATAACCTTGTGGCGAGTATTTATGTCGAAAATGGGATTTATGCACTGGCGTTATTGGATATGACATCTGGACGTTTTTTAATCAATGAATTACCTAATCGTGAAAGTTTAAGTGCTGAATTACAACGGGCTCAACCTGTTGAAATTTTATACCCTGAAACTTTTTCTGAAATGGATTTAATTGAAAACTATAAAGGATTACGTCGTCGTCCAATTTGGGAATTTGAATTAGTCACCGCAATTAATTTACTTAATCGTCAATTTGGTACGCAAGATTTAAAAGGTTTTGGGGTAGAAAAATCTATTGTGGCGTTATGTGCCGCTGGTTGCGTGTTGCAATATGCCAAAGAAACCCAACGCACCGCATTGCCACATATCAATAGCATTCATTTAATTCAAAACAGTGACACCATTTTATTAGACGCAGCCACTCGCCGTAATTTAGAATTAACCCAAAATTTAGCTGGTGGCACGGATAATACCCTTGCTCACGTATTAGATCACTGCGTTACCCCGATGGGAAGCCGTTTGTTAAAACGTTGGATCCATCAGCCTATTCGTGATGTAGTAAAACTAAAAAACCGTCAGCAAAATATTCAAACCTTGCTCGATCATCATTTAATCGACACATTACAACCCTTGCTACAACAAGTGGGTGATATGGAACGAATTTTGGCACGTGTTGCGTTGCGTTCAGCACGTCCACGAGATTTAACTCGTTTACGCACTGCGTTGGCTCAAATTCCAGAAATTGTAAATTTTACCCAAAATCTAACCGCTAGTTTAACTCAAAATATCAATCAAATTGCGGATTTTAGCGATCTTCATTTTTTATTGGAGAGAGCAATTGTTGAGGCTCCACCACAATTAGTGCGAGATGGTGGTGTGATTGCTACTGGCTATAATTCAGAATTAGACGAATGGCGTTCCCTTGCTGATGGTGCAACTCAATACCTTGATGATTTAGAAATTCGAGAGCGTGAAGCAACAGGGATTGATACCTTAAAAATCGGTTTTAATGCGGTACACGGTTACTATATTCAGATCAGCAAAGGGCAAAGTGACAACGCACCAATTCATTATGTCCGCCGTCAAACCTTAAAAAATGCCGAGCGTTATATTATCCCTGAATTAAAAACCTATGAAGATAAAGTGTTGAAAGCGAAAGGGGCATCTCTTGCGTTAGAAAAACGTCTTTATGAGGAATTGTTTGATCAACTGTTGCCACGCTTGGGCGAGTTACAGCTAGCGAGTATGATTTTAAGCGAATTAGATGTGCTAACCAACCTTGCTGAGCGTGCAGAAAGTTTAAATTATGTCGCACCGACTTTTACGGCTAATCGCACTATTAACATTAAACAAGGTCGCCACCCAGTGGTAGAAAATGTGCTAAAAGCCCCTTTTATTGCTAATCCCGTTTTCTTAAATGAACAACGTCATTTGTTAGTGGTAACAGGTCCAAATATGGGCGGTAAAAGTACCTATATGCGACAAATCGCTCTGATTACTTTAATGGGTCATATCGGAAGTTTTGTACCTGCAGAAAGTGCCGAAATTGGCACTATTGATCGTATTTTTACGCGTATTGGTGCCTCTGATGATCTTGCCTCTGGTCGCTCAACCTTTATGGTGGAAATGACAGAAATGGCAAATATTCTTCATCAAGCCACCGCTAATAGCTTAGTATTGATTGATGAAATTGGGCGAGGAACATCTACTTATGATGGTTTATCATTGGCGTGGGCGTGTGCCGAATGGTTGGCTCAAAAAACACGTTCTTTAACCTTGTTTGCGACCCATTATTTTGAATTAACCAGCTTACCTGAACAATTAAAAGGCGTGGCGAATGTCCATTTAGACGCACGTGAGCATAATGATAATATTGTGTTTATGCACGCTGTACAAGAAGGGGCTGCGAGTAAAAGTTACGGTTTAGCGGTGGCTTCTTTGGCTGGCGTACCTAAACAAGTGGTTAAATTAGCCAAACAGAAATTAGCGACCTTAGAACAAATTTCATTTCAAACGACAGATTTAAATAAAAATCCACAAGAAAGTTTGTTTGAGGAGATAAATCATAAAGAAGAGTCACAACAAGCAATATCAACAGCGATAGAGATATTAAAGGGTGTTAATCCCGATGAATTAACACCTAAGCAAGCGTTAGAAATATTATATAAGTTAAAGCAAGAGATATAA
- a CDS encoding transcriptional regulator GcvA, translating into MNRKLPPLNALKTFVSAAKHLNFTKAAEELFVTQAAVSHQIKLLEEFLGTPLFYRHNRMLELTEVGLQYFEDIQPLLDRVIVATDRAKKTRTRQVLTISVPQTFGIHWLVPRLNDFHQKHPDIEVRIKGVDQDEGKLGKEIDVAIYYGLGHWENLESVRLAEARIIILATDLFIKEHNIQTPEDLIGKPLLHSNTHNKWKKMKEHLNLDGLDAESGSVFSHSFMVLQAAMHQQGIAITNRILAHHEIDEGHLVELFPTDLYDDKAFYVVYPPQMAKVEKIHHFVEWIKKEMEEENIE; encoded by the coding sequence ATGAATAGAAAATTACCCCCTTTAAATGCGTTAAAAACATTTGTTTCTGCAGCAAAGCATTTGAATTTTACAAAGGCTGCTGAAGAATTATTTGTTACTCAAGCCGCAGTGAGTCATCAAATTAAGTTACTTGAAGAATTTCTTGGAACACCGCTTTTTTATCGTCATAATCGAATGTTGGAATTAACAGAAGTGGGTTTGCAATATTTTGAAGATATCCAACCGCTTCTAGACAGGGTCATTGTTGCTACTGATCGAGCTAAAAAAACAAGAACTCGTCAAGTATTAACTATTAGTGTTCCTCAAACCTTTGGTATTCATTGGCTAGTTCCACGTTTAAACGATTTTCATCAAAAACACCCTGATATTGAGGTGAGAATAAAAGGTGTTGATCAAGATGAAGGTAAATTGGGTAAAGAAATTGATGTAGCAATTTATTATGGGCTGGGTCATTGGGAAAACCTTGAATCGGTTCGTCTTGCAGAAGCACGAATTATTATTTTGGCAACAGATCTTTTTATTAAAGAACATAATATCCAAACACCAGAAGATTTAATTGGCAAACCCTTATTGCATTCAAACACCCATAACAAATGGAAAAAAATGAAAGAGCATTTGAATTTAGATGGATTAGATGCGGAATCAGGGTCAGTATTTAGCCATTCATTTATGGTATTGCAAGCAGCAATGCATCAACAAGGGATTGCCATTACCAACAGAATATTGGCACATCACGAAATTGATGAAGGGCATTTAGTAGAATTATTTCCTACTGATCTTTACGATGACAAAGCATTTTATGTAGTTTATCCACCTCAAATGGCGAAAGTAGAAAAAATTCATCACTTTGTTGAATGGATTAAGAAAGAAATGGAAGAAGAAAATATTGAGTAG